The window GGGGAAGGGCAGGGCCGCTGCCCCGGCGCCACCTTCCACGTTCCTGGTGGACTCGAAGGGCGAGCGCGCTCAGCGGTCCCCCGGCGACGCAAGCACCGCAGCGCATGCCCGGAACGGCGGGTGAGCGTCAGCGAACCCGCCGCAGGCCCGGAACGAGAGGAGCGCAGCGAGCCGCGGGGCCCTGAGCGCGCGAGGGCTTCGTAGGTGGTTCTGTTGTCGGAGTCGCTGTAATCGTCCGAGCGCGAGGGCTTCGGAGGTGGTTCTGTTGTCGGAGTCGCTGTAATCGTCCGAGCGCGAGGGCTTCGTAGGTGGCTCCGTCGTCGCTGTCGCACTCACAGCCACCGCCACAACACACCAACCCCTGGCAGCCATTCGACACCGCTTTCCCACCACTCACACAGTACCCTGGTATGACCGACCGTTCCGCGCTGCACGCCGTCTCGCCCCTCGACGGCCGCTACGCGCGCTACACCGAACCCCTCGTCCCGTACGCGAGCGAGGTCGCGCTGATGCGGGCCCGCATCGAGGTCGAGGTGGAGTACCTCTGTGCCCTCGCGGACCTCGACGCCGTCCCGCTCACGCTGGACGAGGACAACCGTGACCTCCTCCGGGACCGCTACCGGCAGTTCAGCGAGACCGACGCGAAGGCCATCAAGCAACTCGAGACGGAGGGGTGGGCCGGCTACGACGCCACCAACCACGACGTGAAGGCCATCGAGTACTTCCTCCGGGAGCACACCGCCGACCGCATCCACCCGTGGATCCACTTCGGCCTCACCAGCGAGGACGTGAACAACCTCGCCCACCGGATTCTGCTGCAGCCCGCCGTCGAGGAGGTGCTCGTCCCCGCGCTGCGGGAGGTGCGCGACGCGCTCGCGGCCCTCGCGCGGGAGCACCGCGACCTGCCGATGCTCGCCCGGACCCACGGCCAGCCGGCCACGCCGACGACGTTCGGCAAGGAGATGGCTGTCTACGCCGCACGCCTCGGCCGAGCGCTCGGCCGCATCAAGGACGCCGCGGACGGGCTCTCCGGGAAGCTGGCGGGCGCCTCGGGCACCTACGCCGCCCACCACGCCGCCTACCCGGACGTCGACTGGCGCGCCTTCTCCGAGTCGTTCGTCCACTCGCTCGGCCTGGAGCACACGCCGCTCGCGACGCAGGTGAACCCGTGTGACGACCTCCAGACGCTGTTCGACGCGCTCCGCGGGGCCAACAACGTCGTGCTGGACCTCAACCTGGACTGCTGGCTCTACGTCAGCCAGCGCTACCTCGGGCAGGAGGCCGTCGAAGGGGAGACGGGCTCCTCGACGATGCCCCACAAGGTCAACCCCATCGACTTCGAGAACGGCGAGGGGAACTGCTCGAAGGCCAACTCCGACCTGGTCTTCCTCGGGGACTACGTGACGGACTCGCGGCTCCAGCGCGACCTCTCGGACTCGACGGTGAAGCGCAACATGGGCGCGGCGCTGGCCCACTGCCTCATCGGCTACCAGAAGACCACGCGCGGCCTCGAGAAGGTCGTCCCGCGCGAGGCGGTCATGCGCGAGGACCTCGAACGGAACCCGGAGGTCATCGGCGAGGCCGTCCAGACCATCCTCCGGCGCGAGGGCCGGGCCGACGCCTACGAGCAGGT of the Haloglomus salinum genome contains:
- the purB gene encoding adenylosuccinate lyase; this translates as MTDRSALHAVSPLDGRYARYTEPLVPYASEVALMRARIEVEVEYLCALADLDAVPLTLDEDNRDLLRDRYRQFSETDAKAIKQLETEGWAGYDATNHDVKAIEYFLREHTADRIHPWIHFGLTSEDVNNLAHRILLQPAVEEVLVPALREVRDALAALAREHRDLPMLARTHGQPATPTTFGKEMAVYAARLGRALGRIKDAADGLSGKLAGASGTYAAHHAAYPDVDWRAFSESFVHSLGLEHTPLATQVNPCDDLQTLFDALRGANNVVLDLNLDCWLYVSQRYLGQEAVEGETGSSTMPHKVNPIDFENGEGNCSKANSDLVFLGDYVTDSRLQRDLSDSTVKRNMGAALAHCLIGYQKTTRGLEKVVPREAVMREDLERNPEVIGEAVQTILRREGRADAYEQVKDLTRGQRASLEDFRDLFDGLDVDESVREELRALTPAGYVGLGDELVDDLED